From the Desulfovibrio sp. JY genome, one window contains:
- a CDS encoding outer membrane homotrimeric porin, translating into MKRLLCIIAAALMLTAAVRAQAATEVRMTGDALVYGNFFANRNFTGWNTAKWTNEAGNIRPAGSQTEDRFEIWERFRLRSDFIANEAVKFRLGILVEDVWGHGTFTAANPTVAVEVYQAYLQFKWPGCDVQVSAGLQPASIPQSSFFAGSVVFDENVSSLIITAPLIQDHLSMVLAYVRTIASDRTYAPTTTSIYSNEEGYMLALPFTMDGFKATPWALFGVGGKGGHYLTEAGWAEGLISSGLFSMAPVGWKNNFITALWAGTTLEVLALDPFKFYADVIWGQHGMNEYAKNVRNGWFIDAAAEYTGWDVLTPQAFGFWSTGEDSSTRNGSERMPNFFPGSGRGGEHEGGTISWNAGNSFLFDGGQELVKGSNMGISPVGNWGFGASLNNISFIEKLTQRFTFAYVHGNNSAKAIRYANFVLGSNPIFQMGRDLTDKEWVIGLNFDTKYMLYENLALILETGWAHPSQFQKTVWGRRLANKAEDAWKVSCGFKYTF; encoded by the coding sequence ATGAAACGTCTTTTGTGCATCATCGCGGCCGCGCTTATGCTCACGGCCGCCGTCCGCGCCCAGGCAGCCACCGAGGTGCGGATGACGGGCGACGCGCTCGTTTACGGCAACTTTTTCGCCAACCGGAACTTCACCGGCTGGAACACCGCCAAATGGACCAACGAGGCCGGCAACATCCGGCCCGCCGGCTCCCAAACGGAAGACCGCTTCGAGATCTGGGAACGCTTCCGCCTGCGTTCCGACTTCATCGCCAACGAGGCCGTCAAGTTCCGCCTGGGCATCCTCGTCGAGGACGTCTGGGGGCATGGCACTTTCACCGCCGCCAACCCGACCGTGGCCGTGGAAGTCTATCAGGCCTACCTGCAGTTCAAGTGGCCCGGCTGCGACGTCCAGGTCAGCGCCGGTCTCCAGCCGGCCTCCATTCCGCAGTCGTCCTTCTTCGCCGGCAGCGTGGTCTTCGACGAAAACGTCTCGTCGCTGATCATCACCGCCCCGTTGATTCAGGATCACCTGTCCATGGTCCTGGCCTACGTGCGCACCATCGCCAGTGACCGCACCTACGCCCCGACCACCACCTCGATCTATTCCAACGAGGAAGGCTACATGCTGGCCCTGCCGTTCACCATGGACGGCTTCAAGGCCACGCCGTGGGCCCTTTTCGGCGTCGGCGGCAAGGGCGGCCATTACCTGACCGAAGCCGGCTGGGCCGAGGGCCTCATTTCCTCGGGTCTTTTCAGCATGGCGCCCGTGGGCTGGAAGAACAACTTCATCACCGCCCTGTGGGCCGGCACGACCCTCGAAGTGCTGGCGCTCGACCCCTTCAAGTTCTACGCCGACGTCATCTGGGGTCAGCACGGCATGAACGAGTACGCGAAAAACGTGCGTAACGGCTGGTTCATCGACGCTGCGGCCGAGTACACCGGCTGGGACGTGCTCACGCCCCAGGCCTTCGGCTTCTGGTCCACCGGCGAGGACAGCTCCACCCGCAACGGTTCCGAGCGCATGCCGAACTTCTTCCCCGGCTCCGGCCGCGGCGGCGAGCACGAGGGCGGCACCATCTCCTGGAACGCCGGCAACAGCTTCCTGTTCGACGGCGGCCAGGAACTGGTCAAGGGCTCCAACATGGGCATCTCGCCCGTGGGCAACTGGGGCTTTGGCGCCTCGCTCAACAACATCAGCTTCATCGAGAAGCTGACTCAGCGCTTCACCTTCGCCTACGTCCACGGCAACAACTCGGCCAAGGCCATCCGCTACGCCAACTTCGTGCTCGGCAGCAATCCGATCTTCCAGATGGGCCGCGACCTGACCGACAAGGAATGGGTCATCGGGCTCAACTTCGACACCAAGTACATGCTGTATGAAAACCTGGCCCTGATCCTCGAGACCGGCTGGGCCCATCCGAGCCAGTTCCAGAAGACCGTCTGGGGCCGCCGCCTGGCCAACAAGGCCGAAGACGCCTGGAAGGTTTCCTGCGGCTTCAAGTACACCTTCTAA
- a CDS encoding PAS domain S-box protein has product MASPIRLALSLASEGPRALTGEPVSALLERLPEGVAVLDASRAFVRGNAMGRQRLGAAGTACHLELFGRDAPCPGCPCAGGVAPVQAARAVCVRLAGDDGAPAGVVCVFSQTLGSFDPGRLVEVVESAFAAVFVVDRDFRFLFVNRAFERLHGRERRELLSRPMADCVDARAFARFRAAALEVFDWGAVREDEVRHTVDGRERNFQTTLIPLAGEGGAVNAVCCTLTEITSHRKAERELDASRRRYQAIVEDQTELVVRLDARLRRIFVNRAVARSMGRPVEELLGGLFLESVPEKEGQALRARILALTPRAPVVDIRHMLTLPDGHQRCLHWTVRAIFDEAGRVGEYQAMGRDVTAYWRMERELVRSEAKYRDIFEHSAEGIFQFDPDGAMAACNPALARILGYASPEEILLEQGDLFSRIQARQQDRLEFLRQLAQRGRVFDFEMQVVRRDGRAVWVSINARAVLDESDRLLRVEGAARDITDRKRAEEERMLLVSAVDQSAEGLVIVGRDFRLEYANPAFAQIVGGGQGGSSWLDLERHLGTFLGESVRKMLGLGLRWSGRVRLPRPGGEEGVAETLISPVRDAAGQIANYILLVRDMTYEMGLEKRLRQVEKLEAIGVLAGGVAHDFNNILTPILLNTEMILADIPWKDPLRKPLADVVRASERARDLVRQLLTFSRQGELTVGPLPLTPLVKETLKLARGMIDQRVEIRQRVSELALTIEADPAQIHQVLMNLCLNAAQAMPEGGVLEVGLIAIPEPPRPLGPCLAAGTPLTELPSGPYAKLWVSDTGHGMAADICDRIFEPFFTTKKPGQGTGMGLAAVHGIVKGCGGAVLVTSAVGRGSVFEVFFPLIPRPGAADVN; this is encoded by the coding sequence ATGGCGTCTCCGATCCGACTCGCACTATCCCTGGCAAGTGAGGGGCCGCGCGCGCTGACGGGCGAGCCAGTCAGCGCCCTGCTGGAGCGGCTGCCCGAGGGGGTGGCGGTGCTTGACGCCTCGCGCGCCTTTGTGCGGGGCAACGCCATGGGCCGCCAGCGTCTGGGGGCGGCCGGAACGGCCTGCCACCTGGAGCTTTTCGGTCGGGACGCGCCGTGTCCCGGCTGCCCGTGCGCCGGCGGCGTCGCCCCTGTCCAGGCGGCGCGGGCGGTTTGCGTCCGTCTGGCCGGGGACGACGGTGCGCCGGCGGGCGTGGTGTGCGTGTTTTCCCAGACCCTGGGCTCTTTTGATCCGGGGCGGCTGGTCGAGGTGGTCGAAAGCGCCTTCGCGGCCGTGTTCGTGGTGGACCGCGACTTCCGTTTTCTGTTCGTCAACCGGGCGTTCGAACGGCTGCATGGGCGGGAGCGTCGGGAGCTTCTTTCCCGGCCCATGGCGGACTGCGTCGACGCACGGGCCTTCGCCCGCTTCCGGGCGGCGGCCCTGGAGGTGTTCGATTGGGGCGCGGTGCGGGAGGACGAGGTGCGCCACACCGTCGACGGCCGCGAACGGAATTTTCAGACCACGCTCATTCCGCTGGCCGGAGAGGGGGGGGCGGTGAACGCCGTGTGCTGCACGCTCACGGAGATCACCTCGCATCGCAAGGCGGAGCGGGAACTCGACGCCAGCCGGCGTCGCTACCAGGCCATCGTCGAGGACCAGACCGAGCTGGTGGTGCGCCTCGATGCCCGGTTGCGCCGGATCTTCGTCAACCGGGCCGTGGCCAGGTCCATGGGCCGCCCCGTGGAAGAGCTTCTCGGCGGCCTGTTCCTGGAGAGCGTGCCCGAGAAGGAGGGGCAGGCGCTTCGGGCCCGCATCCTGGCCCTGACGCCGCGCGCCCCGGTGGTGGACATCCGCCATATGCTCACCCTGCCCGACGGCCACCAGCGCTGCCTGCACTGGACGGTGCGGGCCATTTTCGACGAAGCCGGGCGTGTGGGCGAATACCAAGCCATGGGCCGCGACGTGACGGCCTATTGGCGCATGGAGCGGGAGCTTGTCCGCAGCGAGGCCAAGTACCGCGACATTTTCGAGCATTCGGCCGAGGGCATTTTCCAGTTCGATCCGGACGGGGCCATGGCCGCCTGCAATCCCGCCCTGGCCCGCATCCTCGGCTACGCCTCGCCCGAGGAGATTTTGCTGGAACAGGGGGATCTTTTTTCCCGCATCCAGGCCCGGCAGCAGGACCGGCTGGAGTTTCTGCGCCAGCTGGCCCAGCGCGGCCGGGTGTTCGATTTCGAGATGCAGGTGGTGCGCCGCGACGGCCGGGCGGTCTGGGTGTCCATCAACGCCCGGGCGGTGCTCGACGAGTCGGACCGGTTGCTGCGCGTCGAGGGCGCGGCCCGGGACATCACCGACCGCAAGCGGGCCGAGGAGGAGCGCATGCTGCTGGTCTCGGCCGTGGACCAGAGCGCCGAGGGGCTGGTCATCGTCGGTCGGGATTTCCGCCTGGAATACGCCAATCCGGCCTTTGCCCAGATTGTCGGCGGCGGCCAGGGCGGGTCGAGCTGGCTGGACCTGGAACGCCATCTCGGCACCTTTCTCGGCGAATCGGTGCGCAAGATGCTGGGGCTTGGCCTGCGCTGGTCGGGCCGGGTGCGCCTGCCCCGTCCGGGCGGGGAGGAGGGCGTGGCCGAGACGCTCATTTCCCCGGTGCGCGACGCCGCCGGCCAGATCGCCAACTACATCCTGCTCGTGCGCGACATGACCTACGAGATGGGCCTGGAAAAACGGCTGCGCCAGGTGGAAAAGCTCGAGGCCATCGGCGTTCTGGCCGGCGGCGTGGCCCACGACTTCAACAACATCCTGACGCCCATTTTGCTCAATACCGAGATGATTCTGGCCGACATCCCCTGGAAGGACCCGCTGCGAAAGCCCCTGGCCGACGTGGTGCGGGCCTCGGAGCGGGCCAGGGACCTGGTGCGCCAGCTGCTCACCTTCAGCCGCCAGGGCGAGCTGACCGTGGGGCCGCTGCCCCTGACCCCGCTGGTCAAGGAGACGCTCAAGTTGGCCCGGGGCATGATCGACCAGCGGGTGGAGATCCGCCAGCGGGTCTCCGAGCTGGCGCTCACCATCGAGGCCGATCCGGCCCAGATCCATCAGGTGCTCATGAACCTGTGCCTCAATGCCGCCCAGGCCATGCCCGAGGGCGGGGTGCTGGAGGTGGGGCTTATCGCCATACCCGAGCCGCCGCGTCCCCTCGGGCCGTGCCTCGCCGCCGGCACGCCGCTGACCGAACTGCCGTCCGGGCCGTACGCCAAGCTCTGGGTTTCCGACACCGGGCACGGCATGGCGGCGGACATCTGCGACCGCATTTTCGAGCCTTTTTTCACCACGAAGAAACCCGGCCAGGGCACGGGCATGGGCCTGGCCGCGGTGCACGGCATCGTCAAGGGCTGCGGCGGGGCGGTGCTGGTCACGAGCGCCGTGGGCCGGGGAAGCGTTTTCGAGGTGTTTTTCCCCCTGATTCCCCGGCCCGGGGCCGCGGACGTCAATTGA
- a CDS encoding N-acetylmuramoyl-L-alanine amidase, whose translation MARMTAFFGRLAAALTVVALAAFLAAGAARAADVASGYQAAVKEFKSLRDDAGSKDRRDLWKALDAKLAALAKAAGKDPLGAKILYYEAWTNAELAERSYLDADWEAAASLYARVAKAYPRHAWSDDALLRRAAIMAEHLKKPDAARADLQRLLRDHPKGDMAAQAQKLLAAMDADAAKDKPEAAKAKAPDKAPDKASASAKAGDARKSSGPPAATSARPALLKRALVKAGSGGGKLTLTLDRETTFRYQLLDQKRGNGEQVKLLYIDLDNTRTGSAIPSEKRFAKGVVSRMRAGYFTPETVRVVLELDGVRQYEIHSEDGPFRIVLDLDGEAGGGGKGQFRAEASGKGKGKTAQSADDDAASDKKTQVAKAAPEKTDRKPLTPSAAGKKNLGSLVEQLGLSVRTVMIDPGHGGKDPGAQGLYGVTEKDVNLRFAKELGAILRKRGFKVLYTRTTDVFIPLEKRTEMANSQGADLFVSIHCNAHGDPDSSGLETYSLNLANSRDAVRVAARENAASQKKISDLQAILSDLMLSSKTSESKDLAKFVQKRAISELRGMYRIRDRGPHEAPFFVLIGANMPAVLVELGYITNPAEAKRLGSDAYLHRLADGLADGIVAYKKRIERYAKI comes from the coding sequence GTGGCACGGATGACGGCGTTTTTCGGGAGACTGGCCGCGGCCCTGACGGTCGTGGCCCTGGCGGCGTTCCTGGCGGCGGGAGCGGCCCGGGCCGCGGACGTGGCCTCGGGCTATCAGGCGGCGGTCAAGGAATTCAAATCCCTGCGCGACGATGCCGGCTCCAAGGACCGGCGCGACCTGTGGAAGGCGCTCGACGCCAAGCTGGCCGCCCTGGCCAAGGCGGCGGGCAAGGACCCGCTCGGGGCCAAGATTCTCTATTACGAGGCCTGGACCAACGCCGAATTGGCCGAGCGGTCCTACCTGGACGCGGACTGGGAGGCGGCCGCGTCCCTCTACGCCCGGGTGGCCAAGGCCTATCCCCGCCATGCCTGGAGCGACGACGCCTTGCTGCGCCGGGCGGCCATCATGGCCGAGCACCTTAAAAAGCCCGACGCGGCCAGGGCGGACTTGCAGCGCCTCCTGCGCGACCACCCCAAGGGCGACATGGCCGCCCAGGCCCAAAAGCTCCTGGCCGCCATGGACGCCGACGCCGCCAAGGACAAGCCGGAGGCGGCCAAGGCGAAAGCGCCGGACAAGGCTCCGGACAAAGCCTCGGCAAGCGCCAAGGCCGGCGACGCCCGAAAATCCTCCGGCCCCCCGGCCGCCACCTCGGCCCGGCCGGCGCTGCTCAAGCGGGCGCTGGTCAAGGCGGGTTCCGGCGGCGGCAAGCTCACCCTGACCCTGGACCGGGAAACGACCTTTCGCTACCAGCTCCTCGACCAGAAGCGCGGCAACGGCGAGCAGGTCAAGCTCCTGTATATCGACCTGGACAATACCCGCACCGGCTCCGCCATCCCCTCGGAAAAGCGCTTCGCCAAGGGCGTGGTGTCCCGTATGCGGGCCGGCTATTTCACGCCGGAAACCGTGCGCGTGGTCCTGGAGCTCGACGGGGTGCGCCAATACGAGATCCATTCCGAGGACGGGCCGTTTCGCATCGTCCTCGATCTGGACGGGGAGGCCGGCGGCGGGGGGAAAGGCCAGTTCCGGGCCGAGGCCTCCGGCAAGGGCAAGGGCAAAACCGCCCAATCGGCGGACGATGACGCGGCCTCGGACAAAAAGACCCAGGTGGCCAAGGCCGCGCCGGAAAAAACGGACCGCAAGCCGCTGACCCCGTCGGCGGCCGGGAAGAAGAACCTCGGCAGTTTGGTCGAGCAGCTCGGGCTTTCCGTGCGCACCGTGATGATCGACCCCGGCCACGGCGGCAAGGACCCCGGCGCCCAGGGGCTTTACGGCGTGACCGAAAAGGACGTGAACCTGCGATTCGCCAAGGAGCTCGGCGCGATACTGCGCAAGCGGGGCTTCAAGGTCCTCTATACCCGGACCACGGACGTGTTCATCCCCCTGGAAAAGCGCACGGAGATGGCCAACAGCCAGGGCGCGGACCTGTTTGTCTCCATCCACTGCAACGCCCACGGCGACCCCGATTCCTCGGGGCTCGAGACCTATTCCCTGAACCTGGCCAACTCGCGCGACGCGGTGCGCGTGGCCGCCCGGGAAAACGCCGCTTCCCAGAAAAAAATCAGCGATCTCCAGGCGATTTTAAGCGACCTGATGCTGTCGTCCAAGACGTCCGAGTCCAAGGACCTGGCCAAATTCGTGCAAAAGCGCGCCATAAGCGAACTGCGCGGCATGTACCGCATCCGCGACCGGGGCCCCCACGAAGCGCCTTTTTTCGTGCTTATCGGGGCCAACATGCCGGCCGTGCTGGTGGAACTTGGCTACATCACCAATCCGGCCGAGGCCAAGCGCCTCGGTTCCGACGCCTATCTGCACAGGCTGGCCGACGGGCTGGCCGACGGCATCGTCGCCTACAAGAAACGCATCGAACGCTACGCCAAAATCTGA
- a CDS encoding transporter: MTLAILIAISLMWLPVALLFLGYGEAKGTGAICAFVGICVVIGAFVNAIQNDAFTAGLLFAHGLLYCVVAYALLTGLDNMRSVGNVSLTVAIISFIYMLLYYHVKGSNYFTLACAGYTVLTLEVWLNAYGKLSAKIVAWSLIIWVPVGLYIPAFLLLSGKPLPF; this comes from the coding sequence ATGACGCTGGCTATTTTAATCGCCATATCATTGATGTGGCTGCCTGTGGCCCTGCTCTTTCTCGGCTACGGCGAGGCCAAGGGAACGGGCGCTATCTGCGCTTTTGTGGGCATCTGCGTCGTGATCGGCGCGTTTGTAAACGCCATCCAGAATGACGCTTTTACGGCAGGCCTGCTTTTCGCCCACGGGCTCTTGTACTGCGTGGTTGCCTACGCCTTGCTGACCGGGCTCGACAACATGCGCTCCGTCGGCAACGTAAGCTTGACGGTGGCCATTATCTCCTTCATCTATATGCTGTTGTACTACCACGTCAAAGGCAGCAACTACTTCACGCTGGCCTGTGCCGGCTACACGGTGCTGACCCTTGAGGTGTGGCTGAACGCCTACGGCAAACTGTCGGCCAAGATTGTGGCTTGGTCGCTGATCATATGGGTCCCGGTCGGGCTTTACATCCCGGCCTTTTTACTGCTTTCGGGCAAGCCGCTGCCTTTCTAG
- the pyrF gene encoding orotidine-5'-phosphate decarboxylase gives MPQPHRFDDRLIVALDLPTAREALEMADRLAPAVGFFKVGLQLFLDAGFSVCDALAKRGFKVMLDLKFHDIPQTVAMATRQLAGHDIALTTVHGYPQVVAAAAKTKGATKVLAVTVLTSLGVDELQQTGYAGSLVDLARLRAEASLAAGADGVVCSPLEAGALRRHLGSLPVIATPGIRSLDSAPDDQTRTATPAAAIAAGATHIIVGRPITKAPDPLAAARDILREIG, from the coding sequence ATGCCCCAGCCGCACCGTTTCGACGACCGCCTCATCGTGGCCCTGGACCTGCCCACGGCGCGGGAGGCCTTGGAGATGGCCGATCGCCTCGCCCCGGCGGTGGGATTTTTCAAGGTAGGCTTGCAGCTTTTCCTCGATGCCGGTTTTTCCGTGTGCGACGCGCTGGCCAAGCGGGGGTTCAAGGTCATGCTCGACCTCAAGTTCCACGATATCCCGCAGACCGTGGCCATGGCCACGCGCCAGCTCGCCGGCCACGACATCGCCCTGACCACGGTGCACGGCTATCCCCAGGTGGTGGCGGCGGCGGCCAAAACCAAGGGCGCGACCAAGGTCCTGGCCGTCACCGTGCTGACGAGCCTTGGCGTGGACGAGTTGCAGCAGACCGGTTACGCCGGGTCCTTAGTCGACCTGGCCCGGCTGCGGGCCGAGGCGTCGCTTGCCGCCGGGGCCGACGGTGTCGTGTGTTCGCCCCTGGAGGCGGGGGCCCTGCGCCGCCACCTTGGCAGCCTGCCCGTCATCGCCACCCCCGGCATCCGCTCCCTGGACAGCGCCCCGGACGACCAGACCCGCACCGCCACCCCGGCCGCGGCCATCGCCGCCGGAGCCACGCACATCATCGTCGGCCGCCCCATCACCAAGGCCCCCGACCCCCTCGCCGCCGCCCGGGACATCCTGCGGGAGATCGGTTAG
- a CDS encoding M15 family metallopeptidase: MTRRTVALLALCLAVFLTPAARAAGPATPEAAGLVDITTVAPDIRLDMRYATPDNFTHVAVYPAARCFLRADVAKRLARVQADLEKDGLGLKVFDCYRPFSIQQKFWALVPNEDWVAKPVEKNGKPVSGSKHNRGAAVDLTLVTASGKALPMPSGFDDFTEKARRDYTGGDPAARANAKRLEAAMAKEGFEPLPSEWWHFDGPGWKGYDLLNVPIN; encoded by the coding sequence ATGACACGCCGCACCGTCGCCCTGCTCGCCCTGTGCCTTGCCGTCTTCCTGACCCCCGCCGCCCGGGCCGCCGGGCCCGCCACCCCCGAGGCCGCCGGACTGGTCGACATCACCACCGTCGCCCCGGACATCCGCCTCGACATGCGCTACGCCACGCCGGACAATTTCACCCATGTGGCCGTCTACCCGGCCGCCCGCTGTTTCTTGCGGGCCGACGTGGCCAAACGGCTGGCCAGGGTCCAGGCGGATCTCGAAAAAGACGGCCTCGGGCTCAAGGTCTTCGACTGCTACCGGCCCTTTTCCATCCAGCAGAAGTTCTGGGCCCTGGTGCCAAACGAGGATTGGGTGGCCAAACCCGTGGAGAAAAACGGCAAACCCGTCTCCGGGTCCAAGCACAACCGGGGCGCGGCCGTGGACCTGACCCTGGTAACCGCCTCGGGCAAGGCGCTGCCCATGCCGTCCGGATTCGACGATTTCACGGAAAAGGCCCGGCGCGACTACACCGGCGGCGACCCGGCCGCCAGGGCCAACGCCAAGCGGCTGGAAGCGGCCATGGCCAAGGAAGGATTCGAGCCCCTGCCCTCGGAATGGTGGCATTTCGACGGCCCGGGCTGGAAGGGCTACGACCTGCTCAACGTGCCCATCAATTGA
- the glmS gene encoding glutamine--fructose-6-phosphate transaminase (isomerizing): protein MCGIIGYCGHRPAIPVIVEGLKRLEYRGYDSAGVAFLQGKDLITVKAEGKLAGLEAKLAAQNVYLATSGVGHTRWATHGLPTEKNAHPHLDASRSIALVHNGIIENYQDLRKELAEAGVRCVSETDTEVLAQLVGHYYKEKGSLAQAISKALSRVEGSYAIVVVSRDNPGMLYAARKQSPLVMGVGVGENFLASDIPAFLPYTREVVFLDDGEMARIDAGSWQVLDVATLTPVEKEVQHISWDVSAAQKGGFKHFMLKEIFEQPRVIADCLAGRVQRGSQQVVLPELEAMDAPERLFIVACGTSYHAGLWGMYLMEQWAGIPTRVEIASELRYREPVLGPGDTVLAISQSGETADTLAGMHLAKARGARVIGLCNVVGSSVAREADVVVHTQAGPEISVASTKAMCSQLTLLTLMAMVFGRKKGVLPAEVAAHCVPALEGLPALLDGILPALRERARELCRVYSEARSFLFLGRGLCYPLALEGALKLKEISYIHAEGYAAGEMKHGPIALIDPKFPTFALAPRDGLYPKVKSNLQEVQARGGKIIALTQPGADLDVDHPWEIPAAWGPLSTFLMLPALQLFAYEMADYLGKDVDQPRNLAKSVTVE from the coding sequence ATGTGCGGCATCATCGGGTACTGCGGACACCGGCCGGCCATTCCGGTCATCGTCGAAGGTCTCAAGCGGCTGGAATACCGTGGCTATGACTCCGCCGGCGTGGCGTTTTTGCAGGGCAAGGACCTGATTACGGTCAAGGCCGAGGGCAAGCTGGCGGGCCTCGAGGCCAAGCTCGCCGCCCAAAACGTCTACCTGGCCACCTCCGGCGTGGGCCACACCCGCTGGGCCACCCACGGCCTGCCCACCGAGAAAAACGCCCATCCCCATCTCGATGCCTCCCGCTCCATCGCCCTGGTCCACAACGGCATCATCGAGAACTACCAGGACCTGCGAAAGGAACTGGCCGAAGCCGGCGTGCGCTGCGTGTCCGAGACCGACACCGAGGTCCTGGCCCAGCTCGTCGGCCATTACTATAAGGAAAAGGGCTCCCTGGCACAGGCCATCTCCAAGGCGCTCTCCCGGGTCGAGGGCTCCTACGCCATCGTGGTGGTCAGCCGCGACAACCCGGGCATGCTCTACGCCGCCCGCAAGCAGTCGCCGCTGGTCATGGGCGTGGGCGTGGGCGAGAACTTCCTGGCCTCGGACATCCCGGCCTTTCTGCCCTACACCCGCGAGGTGGTCTTTCTCGACGACGGCGAGATGGCCCGCATCGACGCCGGCTCCTGGCAGGTCCTGGACGTGGCCACGCTGACTCCGGTGGAAAAAGAGGTGCAGCACATCTCCTGGGACGTCAGCGCCGCCCAGAAGGGCGGATTCAAGCATTTCATGCTCAAGGAGATTTTCGAGCAGCCGCGCGTCATCGCCGACTGCCTGGCCGGCCGGGTGCAGCGCGGCTCGCAGCAGGTCGTCCTGCCCGAGCTCGAAGCCATGGACGCGCCCGAGCGCCTTTTTATCGTGGCCTGCGGCACCTCGTACCACGCCGGGCTGTGGGGCATGTACCTCATGGAGCAGTGGGCCGGCATCCCGACCCGGGTGGAGATCGCCTCCGAGCTGCGCTACCGCGAACCGGTGCTCGGGCCGGGCGACACGGTGCTGGCCATCAGCCAGTCCGGCGAGACGGCCGACACCCTGGCCGGCATGCACCTGGCCAAGGCGCGCGGGGCGCGGGTCATCGGGCTTTGCAACGTGGTCGGCTCGAGCGTGGCCCGCGAGGCCGACGTGGTGGTCCACACCCAGGCCGGACCGGAGATTTCCGTGGCCTCGACCAAGGCCATGTGCTCACAGCTCACGCTTTTAACGCTCATGGCCATGGTTTTCGGCCGGAAAAAGGGCGTGTTGCCGGCGGAGGTGGCCGCGCACTGCGTGCCGGCCCTGGAAGGGCTGCCGGCGCTTTTGGACGGCATTCTGCCGGCGCTTCGGGAGCGCGCCAGGGAGCTGTGCCGGGTGTATTCCGAAGCCCGCAGTTTCCTGTTTCTCGGCCGGGGACTTTGCTATCCCCTGGCCCTCGAGGGGGCGCTCAAGCTCAAGGAGATTTCCTACATCCATGCCGAAGGCTACGCCGCCGGCGAGATGAAGCACGGCCCCATCGCGCTGATCGACCCCAAGTTTCCCACCTTCGCCCTGGCCCCCCGCGACGGGCTCTATCCCAAGGTCAAGTCCAACCTCCAGGAGGTCCAGGCGCGCGGCGGCAAGATCATCGCCCTGACCCAGCCCGGGGCCGACCTCGACGTGGACCACCCCTGGGAGATCCCGGCGGCCTGGGGACCGCTGTCCACCTTCCTCATGCTGCCGGCGCTCCAGCTTTTCGCCTACGAGATGGCCGACTACCTGGGCAAGGACGTGGACCAGCCGCGAAACCTCGCCAAGAGCGTCACCGTGGAGTAG